CACCGGCTCGGCGTTGCCTATACCGACGATTGTCTGGACCTGTCCTTCACCTGGCGGCGCGATTACGTGACAACGGGCGACGCCGCGCGCGGCAACTCGTTCCAGATATCGCTCTCGCTCAAGAACCTTGGGGTGAAATAGCGCGGCATCTTGCCCTTTCGCGCCCGATACGCCACTCAGCTTGGGTTAAGCCGCCTGCGGCCAATGCCCGAAGATACAAGAAGGCCGCCGCCAGACGACAATCTGAGTGGGCCAGTTCGACAGGACCAATACGCTGACCATGATGTCCAAGCTGAAGATCACCCGCACGATTGGCACGGCTGCGCTTGCGCTCGGCATGTGCGCAACTGCTGCCGCCCCGGTGCTGGCGCAAGGCGCGAACTCTCCGCTCAACATTCCCGCAAACCCGGTGATGTTCGGCAAGAACGATCCCAACGTCCGCCGCGCCACGGCTATCGTCAATGGCGAGATCGTGACCGGGACCGATGTTGAACAACGCCTTGCGCTGATCATTTCGGCCAACGGCAACAAGATCACGGGTGAGGAACTGGAGCGGCTGCGCATGCAGGTGCTGCGCAACCTGATTGACGAAACCTTGCAGATACAGGAAGCCAAGGCCGCTGATGTGCCGGCCGACGATGGCCAGGTTGACGCGACCTATGATCGCGTGGCCACGCAGAACTTCGGTCAGTCGCCGGAAGCGATGGAAAAGTATCTGGCGCGCATCGGCTCCTCCTCTGCCTCGCTCAAGCGCCAGATCCGGGGCGAACTGGCATGGCAGAACCTGTTGCGCCGCAACGTCCAGCCGTTCGTCAACGTCTCGGAAGGCGAAGTGACTGAAATGATGCAGCGCCTGCAGGCATCGAAGGGCACCGAGGAATACCGGATCGGTGAAATATTCCTTGCCGCAACCGACGTGAACAAGACGCAGGTCTTCGCCAATGCCGAGAAGATCGTCGAACAATTGAAGGGCGGCGGCAGCTTCGTCGCTTATGCCCGCCAGTATTCCGAAGCCTCGACCGCTGCTGTCGGCGGCGATCTGGGCTGGATTCGCCTCGCCCAGCTTCCGGCCGAACTCGGCGCGGCCGCAACCGGCATGGCGCCGGGCCAGCTTGCTGGGCCGATCGAAATTCGCGGTGGCTTCTCGATCCTCTATCTGATCGACAAGCGCCAGGTACTGACCGCCGATCCGCGTGATGCGCTGCTCAGCCTCAAGCAGATTTCCATCGAATTTCCCAAGGGCCTGAACAACGACACCGCCGGCAGGAAGGCCGCCGAATTTGCCGCCATGGTCAAGACGATCAAGGGCTGCGGCGATGCCGAGACGCAGGCGGCGAAGATCGGCGCAACCGTGGTTGCCAACGATCAGATCAAGGCGCGCGATCTGCCGGGCGCGCTTCAGGAAACCCTGCTCGCCCTGCCTGTCGGCCAGACCACACCGCCGTTCGGCTCGATCGAGGAGGGCGTACGCGTCCTGATGCTGTGCGGACGTGACGATCCGCAAGTCACCAGCGGCCCCAGCTTCGATCAGCTTATGGCGCAGATCGAGGATGACCGCGTCAACAAGCGCGCGCAGACCTATCTGCGCGATCTTCGCCGTGATGCGGTGATCGAATACAACTGACCCTCGCAAACCCTGCGTTCAGGGTCTAGGGGAAGCGCATGACGCCTCCCCTTGCCCTTTCCATCGGTGATCCCGC
This genomic interval from Novosphingobium sp. CECT 9465 contains the following:
- a CDS encoding peptidylprolyl isomerase yields the protein MMSKLKITRTIGTAALALGMCATAAAPVLAQGANSPLNIPANPVMFGKNDPNVRRATAIVNGEIVTGTDVEQRLALIISANGNKITGEELERLRMQVLRNLIDETLQIQEAKAADVPADDGQVDATYDRVATQNFGQSPEAMEKYLARIGSSSASLKRQIRGELAWQNLLRRNVQPFVNVSEGEVTEMMQRLQASKGTEEYRIGEIFLAATDVNKTQVFANAEKIVEQLKGGGSFVAYARQYSEASTAAVGGDLGWIRLAQLPAELGAAATGMAPGQLAGPIEIRGGFSILYLIDKRQVLTADPRDALLSLKQISIEFPKGLNNDTAGRKAAEFAAMVKTIKGCGDAETQAAKIGATVVANDQIKARDLPGALQETLLALPVGQTTPPFGSIEEGVRVLMLCGRDDPQVTSGPSFDQLMAQIEDDRVNKRAQTYLRDLRRDAVIEYN